The Gordonia crocea genomic sequence GCAGCCACTTGCGCAGATCGTCGCGCACCTTCGCATCGAGCGCGCCGAACGGCTCGTCGAGCAGCAGCACCTTCGGGTCCACCGCCAGCGCCCGGGCCAGGGCCATGCGCTGGCGCTGACCGCCGGACAGCTGCGCGGGAAAGCGCTTCTGGAAGACGGTGAGCCCGACGATGTCGAGCAGCTCGTCCACCTTCTTGTCGATCTCGGCCTTGGGTCGCTTGCGGATCTTGAGGCCGAACGCGATGTTGTCGCGCACGGTGAGGTGCTTGAACGCCGCGTAGTGCTGGAAGACGAAGCCGATGTCGCGCTGCTGCGGCGAGGCGGCCGACACATCGCTGCCGTTGATGATGACGGTCCCCGAGTCGAGGCCGTCCAGGCCGGCGATGGCCCGCAGCAGCGTCGACTTGCCCGAGCCCGACGGGCCCAGCAGCGAGGTCAACGACCCCTCCGGAATATCGATCGACACATCGTCGAGGGCGGCGAAGTCGCCATAGCGCTTGTTGGCGCCGATACCGAGATAGACATGTCACACGCCTTCCTTGATGAGCTGGGGTTCGTTGCCGATCGCGATCGGGTCGTCGGCGGTGGTTTCGGTTTCGGTCGAGCGGTCGATCCACTCGCCTCGGCGTAAGCGGTTGCGCACCCGCCGTTCGATCAGGGTCATCGCCACGAGGACCAAGACCAGCCACGAACATGAGCAGGGTGGCTGCGGCGTAGGCACCGAACTCGTTGTAGTCGTCGGTGTAGCGCGAATGCACCAACAGGGTCAGCGTCTGGGAGATACCCGGGAAGTTCGACGAGACCATGGTGACCGCGCCGTATTCGCCGAGGGCGCGGGCGATGGTCAGGACCACGCCGTAGGTCAGGCCCCAGCGGATGGCCGGCAGGGTGATCCGAACTGAAGGTCGGCCAGCCGTTTGGCACCGAGGGTGGCCGCGGCCTCCTCCTGCTCGGTGCCGATCTCCCGGAGCACCGGCTCGACCTCGCGGACGACGAACGGCAGCGTCACGAACAGCGTCGCCAGCACCAGGCCGGGGAATCCGAAGATCACCTTGAA encodes the following:
- a CDS encoding sulfate/molybdate ABC transporter ATP-binding protein, giving the protein MGANKRYGDFAALDDVSIDIPEGSLTSLLGPSGSGKSTLLRAIAGLDGLDSGTVIINGSDVSAASPQQRDIGFVFQHYAAFKHLTVRDNIAFGLKIRKRPKAEIDKKVDELLDIVGLTVFQKRFPAQLSGGQRQRMALARALAVDPKVLLLDEPFGALDAKVRDDLRKWLRRLHDEVHVTTVLVTHDQAEALDVSDRIAVLNQGRIEQVGSPDDLYDRPDNPFVASFLGSTVRLNGELVRPHDIRIGRHPEIALPGGDAKLDTGVVKATVSRVVNLGFETRVELLASATGDEFAAQITRGDQNALHLQPGETVYARATKIAAFEA